Proteins co-encoded in one Papaver somniferum cultivar HN1 chromosome 5, ASM357369v1, whole genome shotgun sequence genomic window:
- the LOC113284451 gene encoding cytochrome P450 94A1-like: protein MAVDLGFLLSWFPYSPYIILPCLTFLIFFYNSKKSTSPSPTDIFPKSYPIIGSVFALLANRDRHNQWAAEVLNVCPTNTYVLRYIGMVIVTTAYPDNVKHILKSNFSNYPKGGELRGILSDFLGDGIFNADGDSWKFQRQISSHEFNSTSLRKFIEEVVKIEISDRLVPVLSMTAEKNTVLDFQDILQRFAFDYICKISFGYDPSYLSLSLEKKTEFAVAFEDGTRIMSERIGHIFQLYWKVKRFLNIGSEKRLKQATATIRESARKIVRQKKNELNEKSSLETTDLLSRFVKDDKLDEDFVIDIVISFILAGQDTSSAALTWFFWLVSCNPQVEKEILKEISQIAEEPGYDDIKNMVYIHVSLCESMRLYPPVPYDSKEAAGDDIFPDGTIIKKGDRVSFSVYAMGRMDNLWGLDSNEFKPERWLQKDNATGKLSFVSKDSFAYPVFQAGPRICLGKEMAFLQMKMIVVEVFRRFKVVPAAVIGNDFVPEFGSYLTSKMKGGFPVKIQKRTA from the coding sequence ATGGCGGTAGACCTTGGATTTTTACTCTCATGGTTTCCTTACAGTCCTTACATCATCCTTCCTTGCCTCACGTTCCTTATCTTCTTCTATAACAGTAAGAAGTCTACTTCACCATCTCCGACTGATATATTTCCGAAATCATACCCGATAATCGGTTCTGTGTTCGCTCTTCTTGCAAATAGAGACAGACATAACCAATGGGCAGCTGAGGTTCTTAATGTTTGTCCGACTAACACCTACGTGCTTCGGTACATCGGTATGGTTATTGTAACCACTGCTTATCCTGATAATGTTAAGCATATTCTCAAGTCTAACTTCTCTAACTACCCAAAAGGTGGAGAGCTTAGAGGCATCCTTAGTGATTTCTTAGGAGATGGGATATTCAATGCAGATGGTGATAGCTGGAAGTTTCAAAGACAAATATCAAGTCATGAGTTCAACTCTACTTCTCTTCGTAAGTTCATCGAAGAAGTTGTTAAGATCGAGATATCCGACCGGTTGGTTCCTGTTCTCTCGATGACAGCTGAAAAGAACACAGTACTTGATTTTCAAGATATCCTTCAAAGGTTTGCTTTTGATTATATTTGCAAGATTTCCTTTGGGTATGATCCAAGCTACCTTTCACTGTCGCTCGAAAAGAAAACGGAATTTGCAGTTGCGTTCGAAGACGGTACCAGAATAATGAGTGAACGTATCGGTCATATTTTCCAATTATATTGGAAAGTTAAGCGATTTCTCAACATAGGATCAGAAAAGAGACTAAAACAAGCAACCGCAACAATCCGGGAATCTGCAAGAAAAATTGTTAGGCAAAAGAAAAACGAACTCAACGAGAAATCTTCTCTAGAGACTACTGATCTCCTGTCAAGGTTTGTTAAAGACGATAAACTAGACGAAGATTTCGTCATTGATATTGTCATAAGTTTCATTTTAGCAGGTCAAGACACGTCTTCAGCGGCCTTGACATGGTTTTTCTGGTTGGTTTCTTGCAATCCCCAAGTAGAGAAAGAGATTCTCAAAGAGATAAGCCAAATAGCTGAAGAACCTGGTTATGATGATATCAAGAACATGGTTTACATTCATGTGTCACTTTGCGAGAGCATGAGGTTGTACCCACCAGTTCCGTACGATAGTAAAGAAGCAGCAGGTGATGACATTTTTCCTGACGGGACTATTATAAAGAAGGGGGATCGAGTTTCATTTTCTGTTTATGCGATGGGTAGGATGGATAATTTGTGGGGTTTGGATAGCAATGAATTTAAGCCGGAGAGATGGTTACAGAAAGATAACGCGACAGGAAAATTAAGCTTCGTGAGCAAGGATTCTTTTGCGTATCCGGTATTTCAAGCAGGTCCAAGGATTTGCTTGGGTAAAGAGATGGCGTTCTTGCAAATGAAGATGATAGTAGTAGAAGTTTTTCGCCGGTTCAAAGTGGTACCAGCTGCTGTAATTGGGAATGATTTTGTGCCCGAATTTGGTTCATATTTGACTTCGAAAATGAAAGGTGGCTTCCCCGTTAAGATTCAAAAGAGGACCGCTTAA
- the LOC113280647 gene encoding uncharacterized protein LOC113280647 yields the protein MNWKVLPWTSKVCARQEEMKEEIAAIGSDKKNDRRRHGARWLGTRTKLGAMDDGSSGEVRDDHDDVGKNGKMCGGADRKRQALTCLSWQLLKVVLNLWHLNGGITKVELKSSLIHHLPKFKGLPGEDPNRHLQNFQHKMTSLRQGTEDSDTAMLQAFPFSLIDMAEEWMYYLPPGSITTWSEMNKLFLEKYFPASKAAVVRKEISGILQITGESLYEYWERYKKLLATSLIESMASNAQKFYTRNNSSVRRVSEIGESTQSEQRINNIEKVVQRMAAVIIPTYEEESEQVNVVFPNQRPGYNPYSNTYNPGWKDHPNFSYANKQAAAPNPYARQGGFQQPQIPSQSQSQVPKDDVSEKMITMMQGLSSMFQHSQQKTDSAIKDLHTQIGQMATEINQLKAQASTKLPSQTFVNPRENVNAVLLRSEKQTEEPKQQEKASHDFEKEVEVETFLKEKPTSTGQTKDTVGESASDMLLKKIPTKFKDPDGFTVPINIGERRFERALLDFGASISVMSADVYDCLNLGALKETGIIIQLANKSNIYLKNFLCIMLSS from the exons ATGAACTGGAAGGTGCTGCCATGGACGAGCAAGGTCTGTGCTCGACAGGAAGAGATGAAAGAGGAGATTGCTGCCATTGGCAGTGATAAGAAGAATGATCGGAGACGGCATGGAGCT AGATGGTTGGGCACTAGAACGAAGCTCGGAGCTATGGACGATGGCAGTAGTGGAGAAGTTCGTGATGATCACGATGATgtt GGAAAGAATGGGAAGATGTGTGGTGGAGCCGACCGGAAGAGACAAGCCCTGACTTGTCTCAGTTGGCAGCTTTTGAAAGTG gtacttaatctctggcacctaAACGGTGGGATTACGAAAG tggagctgaagtcgagTCTGATTCATCATTTAccgaagttcaagggacttccggGTGAAGATCCAAACCGTCATCTTCAAAATTTCCAGcacaagatgacaagtcttaggcaaggtaccgaagacagtgatacaGCAATGCTGCAAGCTTTTCCGTTCTCTTTGATAGATATGGCGGAAGAATGGATGTATTATCTTCCcccagggagtattacaacatggagtgAAATGAATAAACTATTTcttgagaaatattttcctgcttccaaGGCGGCCGTTGTTCGCAAGGAGATTAGTGGCATTCTGCAGATTACCGGAGAATCTCTTTATGAATATTGGGAGAGGTACAAAAAGTTGTtg GCAACAAGCTTGATTGAGAGCATGGCTTCGAACGCTCAAAAattctacaccagaaacaactcaAGTGTTAGAAGAGTTAGCGAGATAGGAGAATCTACACAATCAGAGCAACGAATAAACAACATCGAAAAGGTAGTGCAAAGAATGGCAGCAGTAATTATTCCTACATATGAAGAAGAGTCTGAACAGGTGAATGTTGTgttccctaatcagaggccaGGATATAATCCATATTCTaatacctacaatccaggatggaaagATCACCCCAATTTCAGCTACGCaaacaagcaagctgcagctcctaacCCATATGCTCggcaaggtggttttcaacaaccacaaATCCCGTCACAGTCGCAATCTCAAGTTCCCAAGGATGACGTATCTGAGAAGATGATTACTATGATGCAAGGTCTCTCATCTATGTTCCAACATAGTCAACAGAAGACCGACTCTGCGATTAAAGATCTACATACTCAGATAGGGCAAATGGCAACTGAGATTAATCAACTGAAGGCGCAAGCATCAACAAAGCTTCCATCACAaacttttgtgaatccaagagagaatgttaatgcagTACTTTTGAGGAGCGAAAAGCAGACAGAagagccaaaacaacaagaaaaggctAGTCACGATTttgaaaaggaagtagaggtggAAACTTTTCTAAAGGAAAAGCCAACTTCAACAGGCCAAACTAAGGACACG gtgggagaaagtgcttCAGACATGTTACTAAAAAAGATTCCTACAAAATTCAAAGATCCTGATGGTTTTACAGTGCCAATTAATATTGGTGAGAGACGGTTTGaacgtgctttgcttgattttggAGCATCCATAAGCgtgatgtcagccgatgtttatgattgtTTGAACCTGGGAGCGTTAAAAGAGACGGGGATTATTATTCAATTGGctaataagtctaacatatatctaAAGAATTTCTTATGTATAATGTTGTCGAGTTAa
- the LOC113278499 gene encoding kunitz trypsin inhibitor 2-like, which yields MRTTNISPLLAFAFISLAISVQLSAISAAPEAVRDIAGEPLQKGVNYYIIPINVGGGLVLGLYLNGTECPRQVVQSQREVSNGLPLMLTSVDPKAKVILTETDLNIKYSGAASICPQYSKVWRLAAFDESVSRWFIETNGVAGNPGRQTIDNWFKIVKDNGVNQYNYKIVFCPTVCNVCKVLCKDVGVYRGADGVGRFSLVNDGEEPISIIFRKV from the coding sequence ATGAGAACCACTAACATTTCTCCTCTTCTAGCTTTTGCTTTCATTTCCTTAGCCATTTCCGTCCAACTTTCTGCGATTTCAGCTGCACCAGAAGCCGTACGCGACATAGCCGGTGAACCACTTCAAAAGGGGGTCAATTACTATATAATTCCTATCAATGTTGGCGGTGGACTTGTATTAGGTTTATACCTAAATGGTACTGAATGCCCACGTCAAGTAGTTCAGTCACAACGTGAAGTCTCAAACGGACTTCCATTAATGCTCACATCTGTGGATCCAAAGGCAAAAGTAATCCTTACTGAAACAGATCTCAATATCAAGTACTCCGGTGCTGCTTCTATTTGTCCACAATATTCCAAGGTTTGGAGGTTGGCAGCTTTTGATGAATCCGTGAGTAGATGGTTTATTGAGACGAACGGAGTTGCAGGCAATCCAGGTCGTCAGACGATTGATAATTGGTTTAAGATTGTGAAAGATAATGGTGTTAATCAGTATAATTATAAGATTGTCTTCTGTCCTACTGTTTGTAACGTCTGCAAAGTCCTTTGTAAGGATGTTGGGGTTTACAGAGGTGCTGATGGAGTTGGACGTTTTTCTTTGGTTAATGATGGGGAGGAACCAATTAGTATCATTTTTAGGAAAGTATAA